In Aquiflexum balticum DSM 16537, a single genomic region encodes these proteins:
- a CDS encoding glutamine synthetase III family protein, whose amino-acid sequence MATLRQSALLIAQGRQRTFVNPPSSKISDFFGSHVFGIKQMKESLAPSVFKKVMEAIDKGSKIDPATAEEVASAVRVWALSKSVTHYTHWFQPLTGSTAEKHDAFFDAHAGIEKFKGSALVQQEPDASSFPHGGIRSTFEARGYTAWDPSSPIFIFDKTLCIPTIFVSFTGEALDYKTPLLKSMEAINAAAVEVCQLFDRNVKKVIPSLGVEQEYFVIDKALFATRPDLVMSGRTVFGHNPARGQQLEDHYFGSIPTRVKDFMVDFEIEAHKLGIPVSTRHNEVAPGQFEVAPLFEEINKAVDHNQLLMDLMDKVAEKHSLKVLFHEKPFAGVNGSGKHNNWSLITDTGVNLFQPSNSARENLQFLTFVIATVKAVYDYADLLRASIASASNDFRLGANEAPPAIMSVFLGSTLTSVLDELEKNGNVKIEKGDNMYMKLGISKIPEIILDNTDRNRTSPFAFTGNKFEFRAVGSSANSSGPMTVLNVIVAEVLKSLTKDIEKEINSGKEKKIAIVNVLRKYIKESKKVRFEGDGYSEEWALEAEKRKLSNLKSTPFALDVYHDKRTVDLFSRHGVLNPVEVHARHEIMLENYIKKVQIESRVMGDLALNHVIPTAILYQNKLIENANGLKGLGLDNTAAIETVKEISRHLESLKKNVYEMTEARKKLNKEEDIVKRAKGYGVEVKDAYFDKIRYSVDKLELVVDDEFWPLVKYREMLFIK is encoded by the coding sequence ATGGCAACATTAAGACAAAGTGCGCTTTTAATCGCGCAGGGAAGACAAAGAACTTTTGTAAATCCCCCTTCTTCAAAAATATCAGATTTCTTTGGAAGTCATGTTTTTGGAATCAAACAGATGAAAGAATCACTAGCTCCTTCAGTATTTAAAAAAGTGATGGAAGCTATTGATAAAGGTAGCAAGATAGATCCGGCTACAGCGGAAGAAGTAGCATCAGCTGTGAGAGTTTGGGCCTTGTCCAAATCTGTAACACACTACACTCACTGGTTTCAGCCTTTGACAGGATCAACTGCGGAAAAACACGACGCGTTTTTTGATGCACATGCAGGTATAGAAAAATTCAAAGGTTCGGCATTGGTTCAACAGGAACCTGATGCTTCATCATTTCCACATGGAGGTATTCGCTCCACATTTGAAGCAAGAGGGTACACCGCTTGGGATCCATCTTCTCCGATTTTTATTTTTGACAAGACGCTTTGTATCCCTACCATATTTGTATCCTTCACCGGTGAAGCATTGGATTACAAAACCCCATTGTTAAAATCCATGGAAGCAATCAATGCAGCTGCGGTAGAGGTATGTCAGCTGTTTGACAGGAATGTCAAGAAAGTGATTCCTTCCTTAGGGGTTGAACAGGAATATTTTGTGATAGACAAAGCTCTTTTTGCTACAAGACCTGATTTGGTCATGTCCGGGAGAACAGTCTTCGGTCATAATCCGGCAAGAGGTCAGCAATTGGAAGACCACTACTTTGGCTCAATACCTACCAGAGTTAAGGATTTTATGGTTGACTTTGAAATTGAAGCACATAAGTTGGGAATTCCTGTTTCCACGCGTCATAATGAAGTAGCTCCGGGACAGTTTGAAGTTGCCCCTCTTTTTGAAGAAATCAACAAGGCAGTTGACCATAATCAATTGTTGATGGATTTGATGGACAAGGTTGCAGAAAAGCATAGTTTAAAGGTCTTGTTCCATGAAAAGCCTTTTGCAGGTGTAAATGGAAGCGGTAAGCATAACAACTGGTCTTTGATTACAGATACAGGAGTCAATCTTTTCCAACCCAGTAATTCTGCTAGGGAAAACCTTCAGTTCCTTACTTTTGTGATTGCTACAGTAAAGGCTGTATATGATTATGCTGACTTATTGCGTGCAAGCATTGCCTCAGCCAGCAACGATTTCAGACTTGGTGCCAATGAAGCTCCTCCGGCTATTATGTCCGTTTTTCTTGGGTCTACATTAACTTCTGTATTGGATGAACTGGAAAAGAACGGTAATGTCAAAATCGAGAAAGGGGATAACATGTATATGAAATTGGGTATTTCCAAAATTCCTGAAATCATATTGGATAATACAGACAGGAACAGGACTTCTCCTTTTGCATTTACAGGAAATAAATTTGAATTCAGAGCAGTAGGTTCCAGTGCAAATTCTTCCGGTCCTATGACAGTATTGAATGTGATTGTGGCTGAGGTATTGAAATCTCTGACCAAAGACATTGAGAAAGAAATCAATTCAGGTAAGGAAAAAAAGATTGCTATTGTCAATGTTCTGAGGAAATACATCAAAGAAAGTAAGAAAGTCAGATTTGAAGGAGACGGATATTCTGAGGAATGGGCTTTGGAAGCGGAAAAGCGAAAATTATCCAATCTGAAAAGTACTCCTTTTGCTTTGGATGTCTATCACGATAAAAGAACTGTTGATTTGTTTTCCAGACATGGCGTGCTGAATCCGGTTGAAGTTCATGCAAGACATGAAATCATGTTGGAAAATTATATCAAGAAAGTACAGATTGAATCAAGGGTGATGGGAGACCTTGCACTGAATCATGTAATTCCAACTGCGATACTTTATCAAAATAAATTGATAGAAAATGCCAACGGTCTTAAAGGCTTGGGACTTGACAATACTGCTGCAATAGAAACAGTCAAAGAAATCAGCAGACATTTAGAGTCACTAAAAAAGAATGTCTATGAGATGACCGAGGCAAGAAAAAAACTGAACAAAGAGGAAGATATCGTCAAAAGAGCAAAAGGATATGGGGTGGAAGTGAAAGATGCTTATTTTGATAAAATCCGATATTCGGTTGATAAGCTTGAATTGGTAGTAGACGACGAGTTTTGGCCATTGGTCAAATACCGGGAAATGCTATTTATCAAATAA